The DNA segment ACCACCTCGTGCGGATCGCTGATGAAACGGTTCGACATGGCCGAGATGTGGACCAGACCGTCCTGATGCACTCCCACGTCCACGAACGCCCCGAACGCGGCCACGTTGGTCACCACACCGTCCAGAATCATCCCTGGTCGGAGGTCGGAGATCTTCTCGATACCCTCCGAGAAGGACGCCGTGACAAACTCGGGCCGCGGATCCCTGCCAGGCTTTTCCAGTTCCGCCACAATGTCCTTCAGGGTCGGCAACCCGAAGCTGTCATCCACGAACGCCTGCAGGTCTACGTCACGCAGCGACGCGCCACCCGCGCTCAGGATGCGGCGGGCCACCCCGTAGGCCTCCGGGTGGACGCTTGATGCGTCCAGCGGCTCGGATCCGCCGGAGACCCGCAGGAAGCCCGCGCACTGCTCGAACGCCTTCGCCCCCAGCCGTGGCACCTTCAACAGATCGGCCCGGCGGGTGAAGCGCCCGTTCGCGTTCCGGTGTGCCACGATGTTCTCGCTCAGCAGCGGGCCGACGCCGGCCACCCGGCTGAGGAGCGACGGTGACGCCGTGTTCACATCAACGCCAACGGCGTTCACGCAGTCCTCGATCACCGCGTTCAGCGACCGTTCCAGGTTGGCCGCCGTGACGTCGTGCTGGTACTGGCCCACCCCGATCGATTTGGGGTCGATCTTCACCAGTTCGGCCAGCGGGTCCTGCAACCGCCGGGCGATGGAGACGGCCCCGCGGAGCGACACATCCAGATCCGGGAGTTCGGCTGAGGCAAGCGCGGACGCCGAATAGACCGAGGCTCCAGCCTCCGAAACCACCAGCTTCTGCAGCTTGCGCTCCGGAAGCCGCTTGATCAGTTCGGTGGCCAGCTTGTCGGTCTCCCGCGACGCGGTTCCGTTCCCGATCGCGATCAGTTCAATGTCATGCCCGGTGATCAGATTGGTCAGGGCTGCCAGGGCGGCGTCCCACTTCCTGGCGGGCGCGTGCGGGTAGACGGTCTCCGTGGCGACCACCTGGCCCGTGCCGTCGACCACTGCCACCTTGACTCCGGTGCGCAGCCCAGGATCCAGCCCGACGGTGGTCCTGCCTCCCGCCGGTGCAGCGAGGAGCACGTCCCGAAGGTTGGCGGCGAAGACCCGCACCGCCTCGGTCTCGGCTGCGGCGAAGAGCCGGACCCGGAGGTCGAGGGAGAGCTTGGCCAGGACGCGCCGCCAGGCCTGGCCCACGGTCTGGGTCAGCCACGGGTCGGCGGCCCGTCCGGAGGCTGCAATTCCCAGGACCGCTGCCACGAAATTCTCATACGTGGCACGGATCTTGCGGAATTCGCTGGTGTCCGCGGGGTCAGCTTCGGTGATGGCCAGTTCCAGCACACCCTCCTTCTCTCCGCGGAACAGCGCCAGGACACGGTGGGAGGGCATGGTGGCGGGCGCCTGGGTGAACTGGAAGTAGTCGGCGAATTTCTGTCCATCCGCCTCCTTGCCCGCGCGCACCTTTGAGCGCAGCTGGCCGTGCTTCCACAGTTTCTCGCGCGCCGAGGTCAGGAGGTCAGCGTCCTGGCCGGCGCGTTCGATGAGGATTGACCGGGCCCCTGCGAGCGCCTCCTCCGCATCAGGGACAGCGTCGCTCACATACCGGGCCGCCTCGGTGGTCGGGTCAAGGGACGGGTCAGTGACCAGCGCATCGGCCAGCGGTTCCAGTCCGGCCTCGCGGGCGATCTGCGCCTTGGTGCGTCGTTTTGTTTTGAACGGCAGGTAGATGTCCTCCAGCCGCGACTTGGTGTCCGCTGCGGCGATGGCCGCCCGCAGGTCATCGGTGAGCTTCCCCTGCGCCTCGATCGCCTCGGTCACTGCCCGACGGCGGTCACGCAGCTCGCGCAGGTATCCAAGCCGTTCCTCGAGGGTCCTGAGCTGGGCGTCGT comes from the Arthrobacter sp. CAN_C5 genome and includes:
- a CDS encoding Tex family protein — encoded protein: MAYVLSLTSDAAIFDQLAAELGVQPWQVKAAVDLLDGGSTVPFVARYRKEATGSLDDAQLRTLEERLGYLRELRDRRRAVTEAIEAQGKLTDDLRAAIAAADTKSRLEDIYLPFKTKRRTKAQIAREAGLEPLADALVTDPSLDPTTEAARYVSDAVPDAEEALAGARSILIERAGQDADLLTSAREKLWKHGQLRSKVRAGKEADGQKFADYFQFTQAPATMPSHRVLALFRGEKEGVLELAITEADPADTSEFRKIRATYENFVAAVLGIAASGRAADPWLTQTVGQAWRRVLAKLSLDLRVRLFAAAETEAVRVFAANLRDVLLAAPAGGRTTVGLDPGLRTGVKVAVVDGTGQVVATETVYPHAPARKWDAALAALTNLITGHDIELIAIGNGTASRETDKLATELIKRLPERKLQKLVVSEAGASVYSASALASAELPDLDVSLRGAVSIARRLQDPLAELVKIDPKSIGVGQYQHDVTAANLERSLNAVIEDCVNAVGVDVNTASPSLLSRVAGVGPLLSENIVAHRNANGRFTRRADLLKVPRLGAKAFEQCAGFLRVSGGSEPLDASSVHPEAYGVARRILSAGGASLRDVDLQAFVDDSFGLPTLKDIVAELEKPGRDPRPEFVTASFSEGIEKISDLRPGMILDGVVTNVAAFGAFVDVGVHQDGLVHISAMSNRFISDPHEVVKSGQVVKVKVLEADPERKRIALTLRLDDDPASAAAGGGQRQPRQEQPRKEQPRSGQRSQPRKDQPRSGGKPAAGKTPAARNPAPPANSAMAEALRRAGLA